In the Chlorobium limicola DSM 245 genome, one interval contains:
- a CDS encoding ABC transporter ATP-binding protein translates to MAAGFGTLKDDIRKKIRFILRLDRALLLVWNGCRYWMLAGLLITILQGILPLAALYLIKLLFDLLAALPAATLPNEALFSQAILLIAGAGGLALLENVLHAAASIVNRQQSELVTDYVTAMLHTRSVEADLAYYENSSYFDTLHRAQIEAPYRPVSIVEGLMGAMQNAITLAGLGGLVFLLDPLILVLLIFSVLPAFIVKILFSGKLFRQSREHTMQKRMAEYLNWLMTGDIHAKEVRLFNIGTMLKERYQALRTTLRTEKLRLAAKNSLADLAAQLPAVAMVFGTLAFITWKTVLGAITIGSMIMYYQAIQRGQAALNALFSSLASLYEDSLFLTDFYSFLELEPLVRESQNAVPFPEPLSEGISFSEVAFSYEGSSRPVLDNISFTIRPGEHIAIVGINGAGKTTLVKLLCRLYDPTAGSITVDGVDLRSIGTASLRSNISVLLQDYAKYQVSVRENIWFGNTLLPSDHQTLRQSAAWSGADLMISSLPEGYETRLGRMFENGTELSIGQWQKIALARAFFRQASVIVLDEPTSSLDIESEYEVFRQFHQLTSGKTAIIISHRLSTVRMADRILVIDQGTIAESGTHRDLIEKQGIYARLYELQAGQYAHP, encoded by the coding sequence ATGGCAGCTGGCTTCGGCACTCTCAAGGACGACATACGGAAGAAAATCCGGTTTATACTTCGGCTCGACCGTGCACTCCTGCTGGTCTGGAATGGCTGCCGCTACTGGATGCTTGCCGGCCTCCTCATAACCATCCTGCAGGGGATACTTCCTCTTGCGGCTCTCTATCTCATCAAGCTGCTTTTCGACCTGCTCGCCGCGCTGCCGGCAGCCACCCTCCCGAACGAAGCGCTTTTCAGTCAGGCCATCCTGCTCATAGCCGGAGCGGGAGGACTTGCACTGCTCGAAAACGTGCTGCACGCGGCAGCTTCCATAGTCAACAGGCAGCAATCCGAACTCGTTACCGACTACGTAACCGCCATGCTGCACACCAGATCGGTGGAAGCAGATCTGGCCTATTACGAGAACAGCAGCTACTTCGATACGCTCCACAGGGCGCAAATCGAAGCCCCCTACCGTCCGGTCAGCATCGTCGAAGGCCTCATGGGAGCGATGCAGAATGCCATCACGCTTGCCGGTCTCGGAGGGCTTGTTTTTTTGCTCGACCCGCTCATTCTCGTTCTGCTGATTTTTTCCGTGCTGCCGGCATTTATCGTGAAGATCCTCTTCTCCGGAAAACTGTTCCGGCAGAGCCGCGAGCACACCATGCAAAAAAGGATGGCGGAATATCTGAACTGGCTCATGACCGGCGATATCCATGCAAAAGAGGTACGCCTGTTCAATATCGGTACCATGCTGAAGGAGCGATACCAGGCTCTCCGTACAACCCTGCGCACCGAAAAGCTCAGGCTTGCCGCAAAGAACTCCCTTGCCGATCTTGCGGCCCAGCTGCCTGCAGTCGCCATGGTTTTCGGCACCCTTGCCTTCATTACCTGGAAAACCGTTCTGGGCGCCATCACCATCGGCAGCATGATCATGTACTATCAGGCGATCCAGCGAGGTCAGGCAGCCCTGAACGCCCTGTTTTCATCACTTGCCTCGCTCTACGAAGACAGCCTTTTTCTCACGGACTTCTACAGCTTTCTCGAACTCGAGCCGCTCGTCCGGGAGTCCCAAAATGCCGTGCCCTTTCCCGAGCCGCTTTCCGAAGGAATCAGCTTCAGCGAAGTTGCGTTTTCCTACGAAGGCAGCAGCCGTCCTGTGCTCGACAACATCTCCTTCACCATCCGGCCCGGCGAGCATATCGCCATCGTCGGCATCAACGGCGCCGGAAAAACCACGCTCGTCAAGCTCCTCTGCCGGCTCTACGACCCTACCGCCGGCAGCATCACCGTTGACGGCGTCGATCTTCGCTCCATCGGCACGGCATCGCTGCGCAGCAACATCAGCGTCCTCCTGCAGGACTATGCCAAATACCAGGTCAGCGTACGCGAAAACATCTGGTTCGGCAACACCCTTCTGCCCTCCGACCATCAGACTCTCCGGCAGTCCGCCGCATGGTCCGGCGCAGACTTGATGATCAGTTCGCTTCCCGAAGGTTACGAAACCCGGCTTGGCCGTATGTTCGAAAACGGAACCGAACTCAGCATCGGCCAGTGGCAGAAAATCGCTCTGGCACGAGCATTTTTCCGTCAGGCATCCGTCATCGTGCTCGACGAGCCCACCAGTTCACTCGACATCGAATCCGAATACGAGGTTTTCCGGCAGTTCCACCAGCTCACGAGTGGAAAAACCGCCATCATCATCAGCCACAGACTCTCGACCGTCAGGATGGCCGACCGCATTCTCGTGATCGACCAGGGCACTATAGCCGAAAGCGGCACGCACCGTGATCTCATCGAAAAACAGGGAATCTATGCCCGGTTGTACGAACTTCAGGCAGGCCAGTATGCCCATCCGTAA
- a CDS encoding S8 family peptidase, with protein sequence MRNQKARGKERGNPSVHRRTKGFPALSDAAVRSCSMFYEVPLKTGDAIMNRSYIVLRNIAPAPSKTRGGVRASMTRVAAAPEVEIAELSGKSVKKAMQEKSTMAVAPVVPMKLVTPLQSKKTVAESASSGVAWGVMAVGAVGSSCNGEGIVAAVLDTGIDPGHQAFAGVELVRKNFTDESDDDEHGHGTHCAGTIFGRDVDGMRIGVAPGIKKALIGKVLGNSGGGSDKIIEAIQWAVSNGANVISMSLGMDFPGYVKALEDEGLPTEHATSMALEGYRTNILLFQSMAALVASQEMFGKTSLLIAAAGNESQRPAFEIAVSPPAVSNGFVSVAALGRTPAGKTWSVADFSNTGARLSGPGVDIVSAKPGGGLTLMSGTSMATPHVAGVAALWGQKLLGEGCLRATLLIDRLVGNASTKGMKKGFDPSDIGAGMVMAPQD encoded by the coding sequence ATGCGCAACCAAAAAGCAAGAGGGAAGGAGCGCGGAAACCCGAGTGTTCATCGTCGCACAAAAGGATTTCCCGCACTCTCCGACGCAGCAGTCAGGTCGTGCAGCATGTTTTATGAGGTGCCCCTAAAAACAGGAGATGCCATCATGAACCGTTCCTACATTGTTCTGCGAAACATCGCTCCGGCACCCTCAAAAACCAGAGGCGGGGTACGGGCTTCCATGACGCGGGTTGCAGCGGCCCCTGAAGTCGAAATTGCCGAACTCTCCGGCAAATCCGTCAAAAAAGCCATGCAGGAAAAATCCACCATGGCGGTGGCGCCGGTTGTGCCCATGAAACTCGTAACCCCTCTGCAATCGAAAAAAACCGTTGCAGAATCGGCATCGTCCGGCGTGGCCTGGGGTGTCATGGCGGTCGGGGCCGTCGGGTCATCCTGTAACGGCGAAGGCATCGTTGCAGCCGTGCTCGATACGGGCATCGATCCCGGTCACCAAGCATTCGCAGGTGTGGAACTTGTCCGCAAAAACTTCACCGACGAAAGCGACGACGACGAGCACGGCCACGGCACCCACTGCGCAGGAACCATCTTCGGGCGCGATGTCGACGGCATGCGCATCGGCGTTGCCCCCGGCATCAAAAAAGCCCTTATCGGCAAGGTGCTCGGCAACTCGGGAGGCGGAAGCGACAAAATAATCGAAGCCATCCAGTGGGCGGTCAGCAACGGAGCGAACGTCATTTCCATGTCGCTCGGCATGGATTTTCCCGGATATGTAAAAGCGCTCGAAGACGAGGGCTTGCCAACCGAGCATGCAACATCGATGGCGCTCGAAGGATACCGCACCAACATTCTGCTTTTCCAGAGCATGGCAGCGCTCGTTGCATCGCAGGAAATGTTCGGTAAAACCTCGCTGCTCATCGCTGCGGCAGGCAACGAAAGTCAGCGGCCTGCATTCGAAATAGCCGTCAGCCCGCCGGCCGTATCCAACGGATTCGTCTCCGTTGCGGCGCTCGGCAGAACCCCGGCAGGTAAAACCTGGAGTGTAGCCGATTTCTCCAACACAGGCGCCCGGCTTTCCGGTCCCGGGGTAGATATCGTCTCCGCCAAACCCGGAGGCGGCCTGACCCTCATGAGCGGCACCAGCATGGCAACTCCCCACGTCGCCGGTGTCGCGGCCCTCTGGGGCCAGAAGCTGCTTGGCGAAGGCTGCCTGCGCGCAACATTGCTGATCGACCGGCTCGTCGGCAACGCCTCGACCAAAGGCATGAAAAAAGGGTTCGACCCCTCCGACATCGGGGCAGGCATGGTCATGGCGCCACAGGATTGA
- a CDS encoding CHAT domain-containing protein, with protein sequence MKTRSFGGGISVIVPEGFDLSRSRAKIPECTFPDRSTAASFHGCSETLDPQPLEQQDIEHCLTLLVRSLHHRAAVGAVAELRMELAEGEDALLLQEADGVSFWSRPAEYRTSTRKYQSGQAALPHRTALFHVDLDSLSRSGTKSSSLFRLFLFRLCSVKSHAVDIGISLPHLKSRIVFPAIDPDDFISEKLSRSMLSSRGIDLDEAHTACEPSNEDNSFIPGIESCISFAEPPETSEAMPPPSMAEPEFSPSLPPPTMAESEPSPPPPPSAARPETVTAYLHAEMDAEVVLNHAATLSVFVSREEIELQNGSVSKTGKGEFETGRKLIVELIVQSKFLMLGDETGYREIDLPDPENPVELLFNLKASEEGEGVILVLARQGQIPVVRLELKPSVVGAKPGASGKIRDARQAQEPPVLKKPLHQLWIREVKTENGLCYNYQIYSPELQIQQYTESVPFKGDRAAYIRDLYTFIEEKWVASGRNSNDFLQELRAFGADLFDQLIPLPLQELLWKHRNHFSGIQVISSEPFIPWELVHLKNPTKKGMPKQECFLGQLGITRWLMGAGKNGWPPDRITVRKDGCRYVIPDYHQTSFSLPAAAAEAGFLEKHFHATRVPAELQTVRDLIAEPGSFDLLHFACHGQSDQESIGHSALLLNGLAGRNPYEPERFSETLAASFSDLEVPDGNRPLITVNACQTGRSGYKLTGIGGFANAFLNGGAGAFIGALWSVGDAPAQTFIETLYTALMDGSNLSEAAIKARKAARKAGDATWLAYVVYGHPHLVLER encoded by the coding sequence ATGAAGACCCGATCATTCGGCGGTGGCATCAGCGTAATCGTTCCCGAGGGATTCGACCTGTCCCGCTCCAGGGCAAAAATCCCCGAATGCACGTTTCCCGACAGATCAACAGCAGCGTCCTTCCATGGCTGTTCCGAAACTCTCGATCCGCAACCCCTCGAGCAGCAGGATATCGAACACTGCCTCACGCTTCTGGTTCGCTCCCTGCACCACCGCGCCGCAGTCGGCGCTGTCGCAGAGCTGCGGATGGAGCTCGCTGAAGGTGAAGATGCGCTGCTGCTGCAGGAGGCTGACGGGGTTTCATTCTGGTCTCGACCCGCAGAATACCGTACCTCCACCCGAAAATATCAATCGGGACAGGCGGCACTCCCTCATCGAACCGCGCTTTTTCATGTCGATCTCGACTCGCTGTCCCGCAGCGGCACGAAGTCCTCCTCTCTGTTCAGGCTCTTCCTGTTCCGCCTTTGTTCAGTAAAATCCCATGCTGTCGATATAGGCATTTCACTGCCGCATCTCAAATCCCGCATCGTTTTTCCGGCGATTGACCCTGACGATTTCATCTCCGAAAAACTCTCGCGTTCCATGCTTTCCTCCAGAGGAATCGACCTGGATGAAGCCCATACGGCCTGTGAACCCTCGAATGAAGACAACTCCTTTATTCCCGGCATCGAATCATGCATCTCGTTCGCGGAACCTCCTGAAACTTCCGAAGCCATGCCGCCGCCATCCATGGCAGAACCTGAGTTCTCTCCATCTCTGCCGCCGCCCACCATGGCCGAATCGGAGCCCTCTCCGCCTCCACCCCCGAGCGCCGCGAGGCCCGAAACCGTCACCGCCTATCTCCATGCCGAAATGGACGCCGAAGTCGTGCTGAACCACGCAGCGACGCTCAGTGTGTTCGTATCGAGGGAAGAAATCGAACTGCAAAACGGCAGCGTATCGAAAACCGGAAAAGGAGAGTTCGAAACCGGCAGAAAACTGATTGTCGAACTGATCGTGCAATCGAAATTCCTCATGCTCGGCGATGAAACCGGATACCGTGAAATCGATCTTCCCGACCCTGAAAATCCGGTAGAACTGCTTTTCAATCTCAAGGCTTCCGAAGAAGGCGAAGGCGTCATCCTCGTTCTCGCCCGTCAGGGCCAGATCCCTGTCGTCAGGCTGGAGCTCAAACCCTCCGTCGTCGGCGCGAAACCCGGCGCTTCCGGAAAAATCCGCGACGCCCGGCAGGCCCAGGAGCCTCCGGTACTGAAAAAACCGCTGCACCAGCTCTGGATACGTGAGGTGAAAACCGAAAACGGACTCTGCTACAACTACCAGATCTACTCGCCGGAACTGCAGATTCAGCAGTACACCGAATCGGTGCCCTTCAAAGGCGACCGCGCGGCGTATATTCGCGATCTCTATACCTTCATCGAGGAAAAATGGGTGGCAAGCGGTCGGAACAGCAACGATTTTCTGCAGGAACTTCGCGCCTTCGGAGCCGATCTGTTCGATCAGCTCATACCGCTTCCCCTGCAGGAACTCCTCTGGAAGCACCGGAACCACTTCAGCGGCATTCAGGTCATCTCCTCCGAGCCCTTCATTCCCTGGGAACTGGTTCATCTTAAAAACCCGACAAAAAAAGGCATGCCCAAACAGGAGTGCTTTCTCGGACAGCTCGGCATAACCCGCTGGCTCATGGGAGCCGGAAAAAACGGCTGGCCTCCCGATCGCATAACGGTGCGCAAGGACGGGTGCCGATACGTCATTCCCGACTACCATCAAACAAGCTTTTCTCTTCCTGCAGCTGCGGCGGAAGCCGGTTTTCTCGAAAAGCACTTCCACGCAACGCGGGTTCCTGCCGAACTGCAGACGGTGCGCGACCTTATCGCCGAGCCCGGATCGTTCGACCTGCTGCACTTTGCCTGCCATGGCCAATCCGATCAGGAAAGCATCGGCCACTCGGCCCTGCTGCTCAACGGCCTTGCGGGGCGGAACCCCTACGAACCTGAACGCTTTTCCGAAACCCTTGCGGCAAGTTTCTCCGATCTCGAGGTACCGGACGGCAACCGTCCGCTTATTACCGTGAACGCCTGTCAGACCGGACGTTCGGGTTACAAACTGACCGGTATCGGCGGTTTCGCCAACGCATTCCTCAACGGCGGGGCAGGGGCATTTATCGGAGCGCTCTGGTCAGTAGGCGACGCTCCCGCCCAAACCTTCATCGAAACGCTCTACACGGCATTGATGGATGGCAGCAATCTGTCGGAAGCGGCCATCAAGGCAAGAAAAGCCGCAAGAAAAGCCGGAGATGCAACCTGGCTGGCCTATGTCGTGTACGGTCATCCGCATCTTGTTCTCGAGCGATAA
- a CDS encoding amidohydrolase family protein produces MNKGNIDVHCHFFNFAFAFEELLEIGWRWLHGNYPYKSDELIKPKVKIAFPDELQGLVNYVASFFSTLVRSPEENYDYEQECYKSSQWKPKEPIVTVPLMMDIFFVFDKGGALQHKTRLEALPAAQRKAALTALPVSERDMPSFDAFAEEMKERVIRAYSEKVAGKAPAGMVKAAANTAPVAAELERVIREFKADTAPSVTAKGLPSGGKVQMTRGYRKHLEALKALRKKNPGTVLPFLAVDPRRIGIEKLVQDQVIRGSFHGVKLYCPLGYLPSHPALYPVFQLCVKHNIPVTSHTSPGGFPSLCSRISTSSRKKNGTVVPVVFDKDAFKAEHEVKDGEAAQSLFFADPDKWLDVLESPGLGSLRVDFAHFGGQDNVKAYAAAGSTDSNNWTGRIIRLMERFEHVYADISFCPDDGMLEAITSIMARHPVVQSRLMFGTDFVMIMMNKCGLQNYFNHYNGLKTAMVTTNPMAFLER; encoded by the coding sequence ATGAACAAGGGAAACATCGACGTTCACTGCCATTTTTTCAATTTCGCCTTTGCCTTCGAGGAGCTGCTTGAAATCGGGTGGCGATGGCTGCATGGCAATTATCCGTACAAAAGCGACGAACTGATCAAGCCAAAAGTGAAAATAGCCTTTCCCGACGAACTGCAGGGGCTGGTGAATTATGTGGCATCGTTTTTTTCGACGCTGGTGAGAAGTCCTGAAGAAAATTACGATTATGAACAGGAGTGCTACAAGAGCAGTCAGTGGAAACCGAAGGAGCCGATTGTGACTGTGCCGCTCATGATGGATATTTTTTTCGTGTTCGATAAAGGAGGAGCGCTGCAGCATAAAACCCGGCTCGAAGCGTTACCTGCGGCGCAGCGGAAAGCCGCGTTGACTGCGCTCCCGGTTTCCGAAAGGGATATGCCCTCGTTCGATGCGTTTGCGGAGGAGATGAAGGAGCGTGTCATCCGCGCTTATTCGGAGAAGGTTGCCGGAAAAGCTCCTGCCGGCATGGTTAAGGCGGCTGCGAATACCGCTCCTGTTGCCGCAGAACTGGAGCGCGTGATCAGGGAGTTCAAAGCCGATACAGCTCCTTCGGTAACCGCCAAAGGTCTGCCTTCGGGCGGCAAAGTGCAGATGACCCGAGGGTACCGGAAGCATCTGGAGGCTCTTAAAGCGTTACGGAAAAAAAATCCCGGCACGGTGTTGCCTTTTCTGGCCGTCGATCCGAGACGGATCGGCATTGAAAAGCTGGTTCAGGATCAGGTGATCAGAGGCAGTTTTCACGGCGTTAAGCTTTACTGTCCGCTCGGGTACCTTCCTTCACATCCTGCCCTGTATCCTGTTTTTCAGCTGTGCGTAAAGCACAATATACCGGTCACCTCACATACCTCTCCGGGAGGGTTCCCGTCGCTGTGCAGCCGCATCAGCACTTCGAGCAGAAAGAAAAACGGCACTGTCGTTCCAGTGGTGTTCGATAAGGATGCGTTCAAGGCGGAACACGAAGTCAAAGACGGCGAAGCCGCACAGAGCCTGTTTTTCGCCGATCCGGACAAATGGCTCGATGTGCTCGAGAGCCCCGGGCTCGGATCGCTCCGCGTCGATTTCGCGCATTTCGGCGGACAGGATAACGTGAAGGCGTATGCCGCCGCAGGGTCAACGGATTCGAACAATTGGACGGGCAGGATTATCCGGCTGATGGAACGGTTCGAGCATGTGTACGCCGATATCTCCTTCTGTCCGGATGATGGCATGCTTGAGGCGATAACGTCCATCATGGCCCGGCACCCGGTTGTGCAGTCGCGGCTGATGTTCGGCACGGATTTCGTGATGATCATGATGAACAAGTGCGGTCTGCAGAACTATTTCAATCACTATAACGGGCTAAAAACCGCGATGGTGACCACAAATCCGATGGCATTTCTGGAGCGATAG
- a CDS encoding class I fructose-bisphosphate aldolase: MDNDRLRSVANAIVTREKGVLAADESAPTIRKRFDSVGVESTEENRRRYREILFTTAGIERHIGGVILFDETLRQSTRDGTPFARLLSDRGIIPGIKVDKGARELALYPGEKIAEGLDGLRERLVEYRQLGAEFAKWRAVIEIDGHDMPSPFGIRANAHALARYAALCQELDIVPIVEPEVLMDGAHGIDRCEEVTSGVLQAVFSELDAHRVLFEGMLLKPNMVIAGKRCDRCSSVEQVAEATIRCMTRYVPAAVPGIVFLSGGQSAEDATDHLNAMNRMGPHPWQVSFSYGRALQAPVLAAWKGDESNLESARHALAKRCLLNGLARQGKYARYMEA; the protein is encoded by the coding sequence ATGGACAACGACAGACTCAGATCGGTAGCGAACGCCATCGTAACCAGAGAGAAGGGCGTTCTTGCTGCGGACGAAAGCGCTCCCACTATCAGAAAGCGGTTCGATTCTGTCGGGGTCGAATCCACCGAAGAGAACCGCCGTCGATATCGCGAAATCCTGTTTACGACCGCAGGCATCGAACGCCATATCGGCGGCGTCATCCTTTTCGACGAAACCCTGCGCCAATCCACCCGCGACGGCACTCCCTTTGCCAGACTCCTGTCGGACCGGGGCATCATTCCGGGTATCAAGGTGGACAAAGGCGCAAGGGAACTGGCGCTCTACCCCGGCGAAAAGATCGCCGAGGGTCTCGACGGTCTCCGTGAGCGGCTCGTCGAATACCGGCAGCTCGGGGCTGAGTTTGCGAAGTGGCGGGCGGTTATAGAAATCGACGGGCACGATATGCCTTCGCCTTTCGGTATTCGTGCGAACGCGCATGCATTGGCGCGTTACGCCGCGCTCTGCCAGGAACTCGACATTGTTCCCATCGTGGAACCTGAAGTGCTCATGGACGGTGCTCACGGCATCGATCGCTGCGAAGAGGTCACATCCGGAGTGCTCCAGGCGGTATTCTCCGAACTTGACGCACACCGCGTACTGTTCGAAGGGATGTTGCTGAAGCCGAATATGGTGATCGCCGGAAAGCGATGCGACCGCTGCAGCAGCGTCGAACAGGTTGCCGAGGCAACAATCCGCTGCATGACCCGTTACGTGCCGGCCGCGGTACCGGGCATCGTATTTCTCTCAGGCGGTCAAAGTGCTGAAGATGCCACGGATCATCTGAACGCCATGAACAGAATGGGACCCCACCCCTGGCAGGTAAGTTTCTCTTACGGAAGAGCCCTGCAGGCTCCTGTGCTCGCTGCCTGGAAAGGAGATGAGAGCAATCTGGAAAGCGCTCGGCATGCATTGGCGAAACGCTGCCTGCTGAACGGTCTGGCCCGTCAAGGGAAGTACGCCCGATATATGGAAGCTTGA
- a CDS encoding iron-containing alcohol dehydrogenase translates to MKFEFRNPTQLVFGAGTLSRLGEIVRTHGTKALLVTGGGSVRRNGTLERATASLKAAGVPVAKCSGVEPNPRLSTVMRGAEMARSEKCDVVVALGGGSTMDAAKIMAAAVFYEGDPWMMMAGQENRRIPEKALPVVTVPTLAATGSEMNGGAVITNEKTTVKSFVTARCLYPRAAIVDPELTVSVPPDQTAFGICDLITHVTESYFNGVDGTPLQDRFAEGVILTAMEWGPNAVADGKDIEARTQVQWASVVALNGWVQTGTASPYPVHMIEHSLSAHHDIAHGAGLAVVSPAWMRFAARTRTTRFARFAERIFRLPLKHPEDAKAAAEGIDRFEAFLRSIGCPTRLSEVGIGDALLLRYAHDTVLVSHDAEGRLPGRPPMSETDIVEVLRSAL, encoded by the coding sequence ATGAAATTCGAATTCCGGAACCCGACGCAGCTTGTTTTCGGAGCAGGGACTCTTTCGAGACTGGGCGAAATAGTCCGTACACATGGAACAAAGGCCCTGCTCGTCACCGGCGGCGGCAGCGTAAGGCGCAATGGCACCCTGGAACGGGCGACAGCAAGTTTGAAGGCTGCAGGCGTACCGGTGGCGAAGTGCTCCGGCGTGGAGCCCAACCCCCGGCTCTCGACAGTGATGAGAGGCGCCGAAATGGCCAGAAGCGAAAAATGCGACGTGGTGGTTGCCCTTGGCGGCGGCAGCACCATGGATGCTGCCAAGATCATGGCTGCAGCCGTCTTTTACGAGGGCGACCCGTGGATGATGATGGCTGGTCAGGAAAACCGGAGGATCCCGGAAAAAGCGCTCCCCGTGGTCACGGTGCCGACACTTGCGGCCACCGGTTCCGAAATGAACGGAGGCGCGGTCATCACCAATGAAAAGACGACCGTGAAGTCTTTCGTTACCGCCAGATGCCTCTACCCGCGAGCTGCGATAGTCGATCCCGAACTGACGGTGAGCGTACCGCCGGACCAGACCGCGTTCGGCATCTGCGACCTGATTACCCATGTGACCGAATCGTACTTCAACGGCGTTGACGGAACACCGCTTCAGGACCGCTTTGCCGAAGGGGTGATTCTCACCGCAATGGAGTGGGGGCCGAATGCTGTTGCCGACGGAAAGGACATCGAAGCTCGGACACAGGTGCAGTGGGCGTCGGTGGTGGCTCTCAACGGATGGGTGCAGACAGGCACCGCGTCGCCCTATCCGGTGCACATGATCGAGCACTCGCTTTCGGCCCATCACGATATTGCGCACGGTGCGGGACTGGCCGTGGTTAGTCCCGCATGGATGCGATTTGCTGCCCGTACCCGCACTACGCGCTTTGCCCGATTTGCGGAGCGGATCTTCAGGCTGCCACTGAAACATCCTGAAGATGCAAAGGCCGCCGCAGAGGGTATCGACCGGTTCGAGGCCTTCCTGCGTTCGATCGGCTGCCCGACCCGACTCTCTGAAGTGGGCATCGGAGACGCGCTGCTTCTGCGATATGCTCATGACACCGTTCTGGTTTCCCACGATGCGGAAGGC